One window of the Archangium primigenium genome contains the following:
- a CDS encoding UvrB/UvrC motif-containing protein, translating to MSASRVEELRADVRARARNLPGVYRMSGPSGEVLYVGKSVRVRTRLLSYFRAPRGEKGAEIIGHAHALEWEYTPSEFAALLLEFRSIKRWRPPFNVEHKRDNLLCFLKLTREPVPRLLVASQVLNDGAEYFGPVRGRRRASEAVRAVCDVLELRDCASDTPMRLADQIELFRAQEDPRCMRGQMGRCLSPCAGGCTRTEYQARVSLARDFLNGLTDKPLVLLRERMALASQRLQFEHAAELRDRSESLQRVRDALLLVGQFVERLSFVYTVPGEEGEDRVYLIRRGSVRAEFTAPTTLEERLAVEAKARDVFEKPEPRTIGLRAHEAQEVLLVAKWFRLHPEELERTVPVALGEPEVLAAS from the coding sequence ATGAGCGCATCACGCGTCGAAGAGTTGCGCGCGGACGTCCGCGCCCGCGCCAGGAACCTGCCCGGGGTGTACCGCATGAGCGGGCCCTCGGGCGAGGTGCTGTACGTGGGCAAGTCGGTGCGGGTGCGCACCCGGCTGCTCTCCTATTTCCGGGCGCCCCGGGGCGAGAAGGGCGCGGAGATCATCGGCCACGCCCACGCGCTGGAGTGGGAGTACACCCCGAGCGAGTTCGCCGCCCTGCTGCTGGAGTTCCGCTCCATCAAGCGCTGGCGGCCGCCCTTCAATGTCGAGCACAAGCGCGACAACCTCCTGTGCTTCCTCAAGCTCACGCGAGAGCCCGTGCCCCGGCTGCTCGTGGCGAGCCAGGTGCTCAACGACGGGGCGGAGTACTTCGGGCCCGTGCGGGGCCGGCGCCGCGCCTCCGAGGCGGTGCGCGCGGTGTGTGACGTGCTGGAGCTGCGCGACTGCGCCTCGGACACGCCCATGCGGCTGGCGGATCAGATCGAGCTGTTCCGCGCGCAGGAGGATCCCCGGTGCATGCGCGGGCAGATGGGCCGGTGCCTCTCGCCGTGCGCGGGCGGGTGCACGCGCACCGAGTACCAGGCCCGCGTCTCGCTCGCGCGCGACTTCCTCAACGGCCTGACGGACAAGCCGCTCGTGCTCCTGCGCGAGCGCATGGCGCTGGCGTCCCAGCGACTCCAGTTCGAGCACGCCGCGGAGCTGCGCGACCGCTCGGAGTCCCTTCAGCGGGTGCGCGACGCGCTCCTGCTGGTGGGCCAGTTCGTCGAGCGGCTGTCCTTCGTCTACACCGTGCCGGGAGAGGAAGGGGAGGACCGCGTGTACCTCATCCGCCGGGGCAGCGTGCGCGCGGAGTTCACGGCCCCCACGACGCTCGAGGAGCGCCTGGCCGTGGAGGCCAAGGCGCGGGACGTCTTCGAGAAGCCGGAGCCGCGGACGATCGGCCTGCGTGCCCACGAGGCCCAGGAGGTGCTGCTCGTGGCGAAGTGGTTCCGGCTGCACCCCGAGGAACTGGAGCGCACGGTGCCCGTGGCCCTGGGGGAGCCCGAGGTCCTCGCCGCGTCGTGA
- a CDS encoding serine/threonine-protein kinase — protein sequence MTQPASSDVRVGSVLRDTYEIVSLLGKGGMGAVFLARHLRLKGKQVAIKVLLNSASLNPELYARFQREAEIASQLGHPNIVEVIDFDTLPDGTPFLVMEYLRGESLEQRLERGPLPLAETLGLTRQVGSALQAAHRAGIIHRDLKPANVFLVPTDSGGVVGERVKLLDFGISKMVDSQTLQTQDSVLIGTPQYMAPEQALGKNSEIDARTDLFALGCIVYEMLAGRPPFAAEPGLSIVQVIFRIVHMQPEPLGSLCLEAPESVLSAVNRALSKTPDDRFVDVAAFVAALTGTPLRSLPGMAMPASLAARNQVESASTGRFGAEDLASTHMPSSTARFATPSPAAAGPTDELGLGSTHLSVSPPTPVSTARLSLAPPPAPVVPSPVAPAPVDAPPPSSPPARHAMPKGVLAGAWLVVLGALGAGAWWFTRSPPAPLPAPPMVVQAPVAPSAPVAPVPPAEKAPEDPAAYPGQRSPAPDPSPPTPRGTEPDQGETVSAPVGKSPSRKPDRNVAKAPMTAELRRLLAKAEAALEAEDANKLESVARELYRQDYALDSFGVQLLAHCMRKDLSNVNATWPKAKAGHSIRHVRKYCRQKGFDLK from the coding sequence ATGACTCAACCGGCTTCCAGTGACGTGCGCGTGGGCTCGGTCCTGCGGGACACGTATGAAATCGTCTCCTTGCTCGGCAAGGGGGGCATGGGCGCGGTGTTCCTCGCGCGGCACCTGCGGCTCAAGGGCAAGCAGGTGGCCATCAAGGTCCTCCTCAACAGCGCCAGCCTCAATCCGGAGCTCTACGCCCGCTTCCAGCGCGAGGCGGAGATCGCCTCCCAGCTGGGCCATCCCAACATCGTCGAGGTGATCGACTTCGACACGCTGCCGGATGGCACGCCCTTCCTGGTGATGGAGTACCTGCGCGGCGAGAGCCTCGAGCAGCGCCTGGAGCGCGGCCCGCTCCCGCTCGCGGAGACGCTGGGTCTCACGCGGCAGGTGGGCTCGGCGCTCCAGGCGGCGCACCGCGCGGGCATCATCCACCGCGACCTCAAGCCCGCCAACGTCTTCCTCGTGCCCACCGACTCGGGCGGCGTGGTGGGCGAGCGGGTGAAGCTGCTGGATTTCGGCATCTCCAAGATGGTCGATTCCCAGACGCTGCAGACCCAGGACTCGGTGCTCATCGGCACGCCGCAGTACATGGCGCCCGAGCAGGCGCTGGGCAAGAACAGCGAGATCGACGCGCGCACGGACCTGTTCGCGCTCGGCTGCATCGTCTACGAGATGCTCGCGGGCCGTCCGCCGTTCGCCGCCGAGCCGGGCCTGAGCATCGTGCAGGTCATCTTCCGCATCGTGCACATGCAGCCCGAGCCCCTGGGCAGCCTGTGCCTGGAAGCGCCCGAGTCCGTACTGTCGGCGGTGAATCGGGCCCTCTCCAAGACGCCGGACGATCGCTTCGTGGACGTGGCGGCCTTCGTCGCGGCGCTGACCGGCACGCCCCTGCGCTCGCTGCCCGGCATGGCGATGCCCGCGTCGCTCGCGGCGCGCAACCAGGTGGAGTCCGCGTCCACGGGCCGCTTCGGCGCGGAGGACCTGGCCTCCACGCACATGCCCTCGTCGACCGCGCGCTTCGCGACGCCCTCGCCCGCCGCCGCGGGGCCCACCGACGAGCTGGGCCTGGGCTCGACGCACCTGTCCGTCTCTCCGCCCACGCCCGTGTCGACGGCCCGGCTGTCCCTGGCCCCGCCTCCGGCGCCCGTGGTTCCATCGCCCGTGGCTCCGGCGCCCGTGGACGCGCCGCCGCCGAGTTCACCGCCCGCGCGGCATGCGATGCCCAAGGGCGTGCTCGCCGGTGCATGGCTCGTGGTGCTCGGCGCCCTGGGCGCGGGGGCATGGTGGTTCACCCGGAGCCCGCCCGCGCCCCTCCCGGCGCCGCCCATGGTGGTCCAGGCGCCCGTCGCGCCGAGCGCGCCCGTTGCTCCCGTCCCTCCCGCCGAGAAGGCTCCGGAGGATCCCGCCGCATACCCCGGCCAGCGGTCGCCCGCGCCCGACCCGTCACCGCCGACGCCGCGGGGGACCGAGCCCGATCAAGGAGAGACGGTGTCCGCGCCGGTGGGAAAGTCTCCCTCCCGAAAGCCCGACAGGAACGTCGCGAAGGCGCCCATGACGGCGGAGCTTCGCCGGTTGCTCGCCAAGGCCGAGGCCGCCCTGGAGGCGGAGGACGCCAACAAACTGGAGAGCGTCGCCCGGGAGCTGTACCGGCAAGACTACGCCTTGGATTCGTTCGGCGTGCAGTTGCTCGCGCACTGCATGCGGAAAGACCTCTCCAACGTGAACGCGACCTGGCCCAAGGCGAAAGCCGGCCACTCGATCAGGCACGTGCGGAAGTACTGCCGTCAAAAGGGCTTCGACCTCAAGTAG
- a CDS encoding LptF/LptG family permease: MKLLSRYLLKELVIPLVVWVVFLFLLLFVMQFLRGTDVLLGSAVTLLDMGRILVYLAPHFLMMALPIAFLLAILLGLGRLAEDRELTALQSLGIGPGRLLAGPLFVGVMLSALMLLLTSTAEPWGLTRVKEFVAEIIKKNVVGDVKPGVFYEDLSHLTLYAERVEGADRRWTHVLLNDDRDPAAPLLMLAQAGRVNTNTSGQVLTLVLQDGEAHRSNRGSSNYSVVSFAEAEIAVGVEGSLGRRNRFRSPKEELTPDELLQAAREAERTGGDARAFLMALHNRLGNALAPISFALLGTPLAIGRRQGGRAWGYLLTLGGYVLFYLLMRLFEQMGQQGRMPVALAGQLANLIFCAAGLVAMYRVNRSGTVR; the protein is encoded by the coding sequence GTGAAGCTGCTCTCGCGCTACCTGCTGAAGGAACTGGTCATCCCGCTCGTGGTGTGGGTGGTGTTCCTGTTCCTCTTGCTCTTCGTCATGCAGTTCCTGCGCGGCACGGACGTGCTGCTCGGCTCGGCGGTGACGCTGCTCGACATGGGCCGCATCCTCGTCTACCTCGCGCCCCACTTCCTGATGATGGCGCTGCCCATCGCCTTCCTGCTGGCCATCCTGCTGGGCCTCGGCCGGCTCGCGGAGGACCGGGAGCTCACCGCCCTGCAGTCGCTGGGCATCGGGCCGGGGCGGCTGCTCGCCGGGCCCCTGTTCGTCGGCGTCATGCTCTCCGCGCTGATGCTGCTGCTCACCTCCACCGCCGAGCCCTGGGGCCTCACCCGCGTGAAGGAGTTCGTGGCGGAGATCATCAAGAAGAACGTCGTGGGCGACGTGAAGCCCGGCGTCTTCTACGAGGACCTGTCCCACCTCACGCTCTACGCCGAGCGCGTGGAGGGCGCGGACCGGCGCTGGACCCACGTGCTGCTCAACGACGACAGGGATCCCGCCGCGCCGCTGCTGATGCTCGCGCAGGCGGGCCGGGTGAACACCAACACCTCCGGGCAGGTGCTCACCCTGGTGCTCCAGGACGGCGAGGCCCACCGCTCCAACCGGGGCTCCTCCAACTACTCGGTGGTGAGCTTCGCGGAGGCGGAGATCGCCGTGGGCGTGGAGGGCTCGCTGGGCCGGCGCAACCGCTTCCGCTCGCCCAAGGAGGAGCTGACCCCGGACGAGCTGCTCCAGGCCGCGCGGGAGGCCGAGCGCACCGGAGGCGATGCCCGCGCGTTCCTCATGGCGCTGCACAACCGGCTGGGCAATGCCCTGGCGCCCATCTCCTTCGCGCTCCTGGGCACGCCGCTGGCCATCGGTCGCCGCCAGGGGGGCCGGGCCTGGGGCTACCTGCTCACGCTGGGCGGCTACGTGCTCTTCTACCTGCTCATGCGGCTGTTCGAGCAGATGGGCCAGCAGGGGCGGATGCCGGTGGCGCTCGCGGGACAGCTCGCCAACCTCATCTTCTGCGCGGCGGGCCTCGTGGCCATGTACCGCGTCAACCGCTCGGGGACGGTGCGGTGA
- a CDS encoding LptF/LptG family permease, with translation MSPTLFRYVARTYLLFALGILSALVAVFLVVDFVDRARSYTGEGWVWNVLVLYANKALLAVQQLGPAALLLAAGASVSSLRKRGEVTAIRSLAFGPQALYLPVAACVAVACVGLVAFDEWVVVQASRTVEEITTQRFNRWGDWGLYNNPKQWFRRGDQIFYLRGGSAEDGFENVAILTVTPEFRLARRLDARAMRHVEGTRWRLEGVVDRTFTPDGQSRVSERDAGEYELGVEAKTFRIRPGRPEQMRLYVLREQIRARLEVGLDSRQFSLALHNRFAYPLAGFPAALLAVGLALRPSRKGHLTVAIVEGLLVCVAMWSLMVVARTLALSERLSPALAAWMPTLLLVVAAGLLWLRGEGRLGRGGA, from the coding sequence GTGAGCCCCACCCTCTTTCGCTACGTGGCGCGCACCTATCTGCTCTTCGCGCTGGGCATCCTCTCCGCGCTCGTGGCCGTCTTCCTCGTCGTGGACTTCGTGGACCGCGCGCGCAGCTACACCGGCGAGGGCTGGGTGTGGAACGTGCTCGTGCTCTACGCCAACAAGGCGCTGCTCGCCGTGCAGCAACTCGGGCCGGCGGCGCTGCTGCTCGCGGCGGGGGCCTCGGTGTCCTCCTTGCGCAAGCGCGGCGAGGTGACGGCGATCCGGTCGCTCGCCTTCGGTCCCCAGGCGCTCTACCTGCCCGTGGCGGCGTGCGTGGCGGTGGCGTGCGTGGGGCTCGTCGCCTTCGACGAGTGGGTGGTGGTCCAGGCCAGCCGCACCGTGGAGGAGATCACCACCCAGCGCTTCAACCGCTGGGGGGACTGGGGCCTCTACAACAACCCCAAGCAGTGGTTCCGGCGCGGCGATCAGATCTTCTACCTGCGCGGGGGCAGCGCCGAGGACGGCTTCGAGAACGTGGCCATCCTCACCGTGACGCCGGAGTTCCGGCTGGCGCGGCGCCTGGACGCGCGGGCCATGCGGCACGTGGAGGGCACCCGCTGGCGGCTGGAGGGCGTGGTGGACCGGACCTTCACGCCGGACGGCCAGTCGCGCGTGAGCGAGCGCGACGCGGGCGAGTACGAGCTGGGCGTGGAGGCCAAGACGTTCCGCATCCGCCCCGGCCGCCCCGAGCAGATGCGCCTGTACGTGCTGCGCGAGCAGATCCGCGCGCGCCTGGAGGTGGGCCTGGACAGCCGCCAGTTCTCGCTCGCGTTGCATAATCGATTCGCCTACCCGCTGGCGGGCTTTCCCGCGGCGCTGCTGGCGGTGGGGCTCGCCCTGCGGCCGAGCCGCAAGGGGCACCTCACGGTGGCCATCGTCGAGGGCCTGCTCGTGTGCGTGGCGATGTGGAGCCTCATGGTGGTGGCGCGCACCCTGGCCCTCTCCGAGCGGCTGTCTCCCGCGCTCGCCGCCTGGATGCCCACGCTCCTGCTGGTCGTGGCGGCCGGGCTCCTGTGGCTGCGCGGCGAGGGCCGGTTGGGCCGCGGCGGGGCTTGA